The Cyclobacteriaceae bacterium DNA segment GGAAGGTTTTGCTGCACAGAAAGGCGGTTTAAAAGTTGGGGATGAAATTCTAAAAATCGATCAGGTTGATCTTTCCAAGGTAAGCCGCCAGGAAGCTGGGGATCTGATGAAAGGTCAGGTGGGCGATCCGGTAACTTTAACGGTAAAACGAATTGGTCGCGATGAACCTTTTACACTTGAATTCAAGCGCGAGAAAATTAAAATGAACAACGTGCCGTACGCTGGCATGCTTGATCAACATTACGCATACATCCGCCTGAGTGAATTCACTCCGGAGGCAGGAAAAAATGTGCGCAATGCACTTATCAAATTAAAAGAAAATAATCCGAAGGGTGTAGTACTTGATCTGCGCGATAACCCAGGCGGACTGTTAATGGAAGCGGTTAACGTTTGTAACATCTTCTTACCAAAAGGAAAGCCCGTAGTAAGCACCAAAGGAAAAATTGCTGATCAAAATGCAACCTACGCCACATTGGATAATCCGGTTGATCTGGAAATTCCGGTTGTAGTGTTGATTAACCGAGGTAGTGCATCGGCCTCAGAAATTGTTGCCGGCACATTGCAGGATTATGATCGCGCAGTCATTGTGGGTGAACGTTCCTTCGGAAAAGGATTGGTTCAGGTGCCCCGACCGCTTTCATACAACGCTCAGGTAAAAATTACAACAGCAAAATATTATACCCCAACCGGTCGCTGCATTCAGGTGATGGATTATACACACCGCAGGGATGATGGCAGCGTTGCCTCTATTCCGGACTCATTAAAGACTGCATTTAAAACAACAAACGGTCGCACCGTGTATGATGGCGGTGGCATTGAACCAGATATCGCTGTAACACATGATGAACTGCACCCGGTTACGCATACGGTTTATGCCCTGGGCTACATCTTTGATTACGCAACCCGTTATGCGTACAACACTAAAAACGAACCCGATCCAAAAAACTTCTCCCTTTCATCCGAAGAGTATCAGCAGTTTGTAACCTGGATGAAGGATAAGGACTATCGGTATAACTCAAGACTTGACCAGCAGCTTGCCGCTTTGAGTGATGAAGCTAAACGCGAACGGTATTACAGCGAATTAAAATCTCAGATTGAACAGATAAGCACTCGAATTTCAGAGAATAAGAAAAATGAGTTAATGCTTTATAAGGATCAGATTAAAATACTGCTGGAGGAAGATATCATTTCCCGCTTTCATCTTGAACGTGGCAGCATACAGGTAGGACTCAAAAATGACGAGGATATAAAAAAATCCACCGAGGTTCTTTCGAACGCTACGCAATACAAAAAGCTTCTGAACAGCATTTGATATGCGCATGTGGCGAAAAACCTGGCTACCTGGTTTAGTATGCCTTTCGCTAATATTGATTCTTTGCCATTCGTGCATGACGTTTCGGATGAGCCAAAAAGAATTGCAGCATTTTCTGGATACAAAAACCATAAACGGAAGTCATCATTTCTACACAACCGAATCCAGAACGCTCCACTATGCCCAGGCAGGTGATACCACAAAACCTTTGATGTTATTTGTACATGGCTCACCAGGATCATTAAGCGCCTTTACTCATTTTCTTACCGATTCAGTTTTAACATCGCACGCATTATTGATCACCGCTGACAGACCCGGGTTTGGCCATGCCGGTCTTGGTGTTGCCGAACCTTCACTGGAACAGCAGGCCAAAATGCTTAAGCCCATCCTTGAAAAGCACAAAAACAACCGACCCATTGTTTTGATCGGACACTCACTGGGTGG contains these protein-coding regions:
- a CDS encoding S41 family peptidase, whose translation is MKKRLKFIVAIALVGILAFSFTPPADRYFEIAKNLDIFATLFKEVNAHYVDEVNPNRLVKTGIDAMLESLDPYTNYIPEDQIEDFRTMNTGQYGGIGAITREFGDRTVVTMIMEGFAAQKGGLKVGDEILKIDQVDLSKVSRQEAGDLMKGQVGDPVTLTVKRIGRDEPFTLEFKREKIKMNNVPYAGMLDQHYAYIRLSEFTPEAGKNVRNALIKLKENNPKGVVLDLRDNPGGLLMEAVNVCNIFLPKGKPVVSTKGKIADQNATYATLDNPVDLEIPVVVLINRGSASASEIVAGTLQDYDRAVIVGERSFGKGLVQVPRPLSYNAQVKITTAKYYTPTGRCIQVMDYTHRRDDGSVASIPDSLKTAFKTTNGRTVYDGGGIEPDIAVTHDELHPVTHTVYALGYIFDYATRYAYNTKNEPDPKNFSLSSEEYQQFVTWMKDKDYRYNSRLDQQLAALSDEAKRERYYSELKSQIEQISTRISENKKNELMLYKDQIKILLEEDIISRFHLERGSIQVGLKNDEDIKKSTEVLSNATQYKKLLNSI